A window of the Cystobacter fuscus genome harbors these coding sequences:
- a CDS encoding M1 family aminopeptidase gives MSPMPAHPRHWPLLALLFAPGIAAAGDFVPPEVQFSLQHLKTEERARAARALGPLEELPRYQVQLEVDPDARAVKGHLRVEWSVRGRPLDAIPLRLTPNAFAPRMSLSEVTVNGKPVKPRRPEDGLYLLPLAEPLAPGSAVVVELDLEGRVPRAQPGTASLLGALGASGGGNNEAGDYGAFSATEDFVSLVGVVPRVPPLDASGTPWGGPTGVGDLALYEPAHVLANVIVPSAWKVHVTGVAMGEVPQKDGRLRYSFAAGAVRDFPVFASRGYESATATVNGVSVESHFAARDAQVGRRVLKYASDALTEFERRLGPLPFKTFRVVEAPLSGGAGGMEFPGLVTVGTSLYRGAADPAGALEGLPGMGQMQGLLQAMGGDTAPLGLLGKALERTLEFTVAHEVAHQYFAGLVGSDPINAPVVDESLAQYTALLYMEWKHGRAVAEQMRQEALVSAYHMLRLSGGKDAPADRPTSGFEDPLQYGALVYGKAPLLHHASRKLIGDEAFFKGMRSYVDTYRFKWTCGECFTQELAKASPSNAKELERLRVRWWKEAHGDEDLGEPNLGALMGGGQMDPETLKLMEELLPGLMKGLQP, from the coding sequence ATGTCCCCCATGCCCGCCCATCCGCGTCACTGGCCGCTGCTCGCCCTGTTGTTCGCTCCTGGGATCGCCGCCGCCGGCGACTTCGTCCCGCCCGAGGTGCAGTTCTCGCTGCAGCACCTCAAGACCGAGGAGCGGGCACGCGCGGCGCGTGCGCTCGGGCCCCTGGAGGAGCTTCCCCGCTACCAGGTGCAGCTCGAGGTGGACCCGGACGCGCGCGCGGTGAAGGGCCACCTCCGGGTGGAGTGGAGCGTGCGCGGCCGTCCGCTCGACGCCATCCCCCTGCGCCTCACCCCCAACGCCTTCGCGCCCCGGATGTCCCTCTCCGAGGTGACGGTGAACGGCAAGCCCGTGAAGCCGCGGCGCCCCGAGGACGGCCTCTACCTGCTGCCGCTGGCCGAGCCGCTCGCCCCGGGGAGCGCGGTGGTGGTGGAACTGGATCTGGAGGGGCGGGTGCCTCGCGCGCAGCCGGGCACGGCGTCGCTGTTGGGGGCGCTCGGGGCCTCGGGCGGAGGGAACAACGAGGCCGGTGACTATGGGGCCTTCTCCGCGACGGAGGACTTCGTGAGCCTGGTGGGCGTGGTGCCCCGGGTGCCTCCGCTCGACGCGAGCGGCACGCCCTGGGGCGGTCCCACCGGCGTGGGCGACCTGGCGCTGTACGAGCCCGCCCACGTGCTCGCCAACGTCATCGTTCCCAGTGCCTGGAAGGTGCACGTCACGGGCGTGGCGATGGGCGAGGTGCCCCAGAAGGATGGCCGCCTGCGCTACAGCTTCGCGGCGGGCGCGGTGCGCGACTTTCCGGTGTTCGCCTCGCGCGGCTACGAGAGTGCCACGGCGACGGTGAATGGCGTCAGCGTGGAGAGTCACTTCGCGGCCCGGGACGCTCAGGTGGGCAGGCGCGTGCTCAAGTACGCGAGCGACGCGCTCACCGAGTTCGAGCGGCGCCTGGGGCCCCTGCCCTTCAAGACCTTCCGGGTGGTGGAGGCGCCGTTGTCGGGGGGTGCGGGCGGCATGGAGTTTCCGGGCCTCGTCACGGTGGGCACGTCGCTCTACCGGGGGGCGGCGGACCCGGCGGGCGCGCTCGAGGGGCTGCCGGGGATGGGGCAGATGCAGGGCCTCTTGCAGGCGATGGGCGGGGACACGGCGCCGCTCGGGCTGCTGGGCAAGGCGCTGGAGCGCACGCTCGAGTTCACCGTGGCCCACGAGGTGGCGCACCAGTACTTCGCGGGGCTGGTGGGCTCGGATCCCATCAACGCGCCGGTGGTGGACGAGTCGCTCGCCCAGTACACGGCGCTGCTCTACATGGAGTGGAAGCACGGGCGCGCGGTGGCCGAGCAGATGCGGCAGGAGGCGCTCGTGTCGGCCTACCACATGCTGAGGTTGTCGGGCGGCAAGGACGCGCCGGCGGACCGGCCCACCTCGGGCTTCGAGGATCCGCTGCAGTACGGCGCGCTGGTGTACGGCAAGGCGCCGCTGTTGCACCACGCCTCGCGCAAGCTCATCGGGGACGAGGCCTTCTTCAAGGGCATGCGCTCCTACGTGGACACGTACCGCTTCAAGTGGACGTGCGGGGAGTGCTTCACCCAGGAGCTCGCCAAGGCGAGCCCCTCGAATGCCAAGGAGCTGGAGCGCCTGCGCGTGCGCTGGTGGAAGGAGGCCCACGGGGACGAGGACCTGGGCGAGCCCAACCTGGGGGCGCTGATGGGCGGCGGCCAGATGGACCCGGAGACGCTCAAGCTCATGGAGGAGCTGCTGCCGGGCCTGATGAAGGGGCTGCAGCCGTAG